In a single window of the Pseudorca crassidens isolate mPseCra1 chromosome 9, mPseCra1.hap1, whole genome shotgun sequence genome:
- the SLN gene encoding sarcolipin, translating to MERSTRELCLNFTVVLITVILIWLLVRSYQY from the coding sequence ATGGAACGATCCACCAGGGAGCTGTGTCTCAACTTCACCGTTGTCCTGATTACAGTTATCCTTATATGGCTCCTTGTGAGATCCTATCAATACTGA